In Vreelandella piezotolerans, one genomic interval encodes:
- a CDS encoding LysR family transcriptional regulator, producing the protein MLHRLEFLDLQAFILVAELGTFHEAAQRLHLSQPALTRRIQKLEELLEVELLERTTRRTRLTPIGADFLPRARRMLEEYESSILGIRELVTHQKGTVTIACLPTAAFYFLPSVIRVFSEAWPGIRIRILDVSANEGLEKVINGEADFGINMISAQSSEVRFTPLLRDPFVLALRSDHPLASKKQIEWSDLEDVRLITVSRDSGNRTLLDNALSAEGIHLNSFYEVQHLSTSLGLVESGLGVAILPRMTMPGPDHDTLCSRDLPEPRIQRSIGLVRSNSHSLSSTAQLFIDLLLEHWGKEAI; encoded by the coding sequence ATGCTTCACAGACTCGAATTTCTTGACCTCCAGGCCTTCATTTTGGTCGCGGAATTGGGCACCTTTCATGAGGCGGCTCAGCGCCTGCATTTGTCGCAGCCTGCGCTGACGCGGCGTATCCAAAAACTCGAAGAACTCCTTGAAGTTGAACTACTTGAGCGAACCACACGGCGGACTCGGCTAACGCCCATTGGGGCAGATTTTCTCCCGCGCGCTAGGCGAATGTTAGAAGAGTATGAGTCGTCGATTTTAGGCATTCGAGAGCTTGTCACGCACCAAAAAGGCACGGTGACGATTGCCTGCCTGCCCACGGCGGCCTTCTACTTTTTGCCTAGTGTCATTCGCGTGTTTAGCGAGGCGTGGCCGGGCATTCGCATCCGGATTTTGGATGTCAGCGCCAACGAGGGGTTGGAAAAAGTCATTAATGGCGAGGCGGATTTCGGTATCAATATGATCAGCGCGCAAAGCTCGGAGGTGCGCTTTACGCCGCTGCTAAGAGATCCGTTTGTACTGGCACTGCGCTCGGACCATCCGCTGGCCAGCAAAAAGCAGATTGAGTGGAGCGATTTAGAGGATGTGCGGCTCATCACCGTGAGCCGCGATAGTGGCAACCGCACGCTGCTGGATAACGCGCTGTCAGCAGAGGGTATCCACCTCAACAGCTTTTACGAGGTGCAGCACCTCTCTACTTCCTTGGGGCTGGTGGAATCAGGCCTTGGCGTGGCGATTTTGCCGCGCATGACCATGCCCGGCCCCGATCACGACACGCTCTGTTCTCGCGATTTACCCGAGCCACGCATTCAGCGCTCGATTGGCTTGGTGCGCAGCAACTCACACAGCTTATCCAGCACCGCGCAGCTCTTCATTGATCTTCTGTTAGAGCACTGGGGCAAAGAGGCTATTTAG
- a CDS encoding cytochrome b, whose translation MALAVMDSSSRYGLVSRALHWGMALLFVWQFSSAVARVWLEDTAIEGFLWGAHSQVGVVLMALVVIRAVWAVMNASRRPPAVSVMAKLGHVALYGLMIVVPAIALIRQYGSGRALDVFGLSLMSGGGERIEWMTNLGGLLHGELGWALFALVVGHVVMAVLHRKLTNHSIMTRMA comes from the coding sequence ATGGCGCTAGCAGTGATGGACAGCTCTTCGCGTTACGGGTTGGTGAGTCGGGCATTGCACTGGGGAATGGCGCTGCTGTTCGTGTGGCAGTTTAGCAGTGCCGTTGCCAGGGTATGGCTGGAAGATACGGCAATTGAGGGCTTTCTGTGGGGGGCCCATAGCCAAGTGGGTGTCGTGTTGATGGCGCTCGTTGTGATTCGCGCTGTTTGGGCAGTGATGAATGCGTCACGGCGTCCGCCCGCGGTGAGCGTAATGGCGAAGCTTGGACACGTGGCGCTTTATGGATTGATGATCGTGGTGCCAGCGATTGCGCTTATTCGCCAGTACGGCTCGGGTCGTGCGCTGGATGTATTCGGGCTGTCTCTCATGTCGGGCGGCGGTGAGCGCATCGAATGGATGACTAATTTAGGCGGTTTGTTACACGGCGAGCTGGGGTGGGCGCTATTCGCCCTGGTGGTAGGCCATGTAGTGATGGCGGTTTTGCACCGCAAACTGACCAACCACAGCATCATGACGCGTATGGCTTAG
- a CDS encoding tripartite tricarboxylate transporter permease has translation MFDVLFSSLGQLFTVPHMLYMVVGVLIGLIVGIIPGLGGIAGMSLLLPFLYGMEPSVALGMLMGLVAVIPTGDTFASVLLGIPGSSASQATVVDGFALAKKGQAARALSSAFLSSMMGGLLGAVVLTAFILIARPVVLSFSSSELFMLTLLGLSMVAVLSGKDVFKGIAACGVGLLVGTIGMAPATGEFRLPFEIDYLYDGLPLVVVGLGIFALPEIIDLLVKRGAIAEQPCQLGKGWKEGVRDVAKRPGLVARCAGIGSLMGTIPGLAGSVVDWLTYGHAVQSAKDKTQFGKGDIRGVIAPESANNACACGAMVPTLLFGIPGSGTAAVFLGGLLLLGLQPGVSMLETNLDLTYTIIWSLALANILGAALCLGLARPVASLTRVPFVILAPLITILILFAAYQATRSLGDLFALGVIGAFGVLFKQANWSRPAFLIGFVLAPGAEAYFYQAAQFQGADAFMRPGVLIIGALIAASLVIPPLRSYLHAQRQRKATTPHTPLESAEPLSLGAIDVVLLASLLAGAAYMWWTFADLSMLGGIMPRLAIAIIVAACVLEVVRTVIKPMKWQTQTLSQQLLWVAGFFALIGGVMVLGFLFAAAIFCLGFLLVVARMKPVAAVGLAAGVTLFLMGMAHMLTLNYPTGMLAGL, from the coding sequence ATGTTCGATGTCTTATTCTCCAGTTTGGGACAGTTGTTTACTGTTCCCCATATGCTGTACATGGTGGTGGGTGTCCTGATTGGGTTAATCGTGGGCATCATTCCCGGGCTTGGTGGCATTGCCGGAATGTCGCTGCTATTGCCGTTCCTCTATGGCATGGAGCCGTCTGTGGCTCTTGGTATGCTCATGGGCCTGGTGGCGGTCATTCCCACGGGCGACACCTTTGCCTCTGTACTGCTTGGCATACCAGGCTCTAGCGCGTCGCAGGCCACCGTGGTGGACGGCTTTGCCCTGGCTAAAAAAGGGCAGGCGGCGCGGGCGCTCTCCAGCGCGTTTCTTTCGTCGATGATGGGTGGCCTGCTGGGCGCGGTGGTGTTGACGGCCTTTATCCTGATTGCTCGGCCGGTCGTGCTGTCGTTCTCCTCCTCTGAGCTGTTCATGCTGACGCTGCTGGGGCTCTCGATGGTCGCGGTGCTGTCTGGCAAGGATGTCTTCAAGGGCATTGCGGCCTGCGGAGTGGGGTTGCTGGTGGGCACCATCGGCATGGCCCCCGCCACGGGGGAGTTCCGCTTGCCGTTCGAGATCGACTACCTCTACGACGGTCTGCCGCTCGTCGTCGTGGGGTTGGGTATTTTCGCACTGCCCGAAATCATCGATCTGTTGGTGAAGCGCGGCGCGATTGCCGAGCAGCCGTGCCAGCTGGGCAAGGGGTGGAAAGAGGGCGTCAGGGACGTCGCCAAACGCCCTGGACTCGTCGCTCGCTGTGCGGGTATTGGCAGTTTGATGGGCACGATTCCCGGCTTGGCGGGCTCGGTGGTCGATTGGCTCACCTACGGCCACGCGGTGCAGAGCGCCAAGGATAAAACACAGTTCGGTAAAGGCGATATTCGCGGTGTGATTGCGCCGGAATCGGCGAATAACGCCTGTGCCTGTGGAGCGATGGTGCCCACTCTGCTGTTTGGTATTCCCGGTTCGGGGACGGCGGCGGTGTTCCTGGGCGGCTTGCTGCTACTCGGTCTGCAGCCCGGTGTGAGCATGCTGGAAACCAATTTGGACCTAACGTACACCATCATCTGGTCGTTGGCCCTGGCGAACATCCTCGGCGCTGCGCTCTGCTTGGGACTGGCGCGTCCGGTGGCCAGCCTGACACGGGTGCCGTTCGTGATTTTAGCGCCCTTGATCACTATCTTGATTCTCTTTGCGGCGTATCAAGCCACGCGCTCGCTGGGGGACCTGTTCGCACTTGGTGTCATCGGTGCGTTTGGCGTGCTGTTCAAGCAGGCCAACTGGTCACGCCCGGCCTTCCTGATTGGCTTCGTGCTTGCGCCCGGTGCCGAGGCGTACTTTTATCAGGCTGCCCAGTTCCAGGGGGCTGACGCCTTCATGCGGCCCGGTGTGTTGATCATCGGCGCGCTGATTGCCGCCTCGTTGGTGATTCCCCCATTACGCAGCTACCTGCATGCCCAGCGTCAACGAAAGGCGACCACACCGCATACGCCTCTAGAATCAGCAGAGCCGCTGTCGCTGGGCGCCATCGACGTGGTGCTGCTGGCTAGTCTACTAGCCGGTGCCGCCTACATGTGGTGGACGTTCGCTGATCTTTCCATGCTGGGAGGCATTATGCCCCGACTAGCGATCGCCATCATCGTGGCGGCCTGTGTGTTGGAGGTCGTGAGAACGGTCATTAAGCCGATGAAGTGGCAAACTCAAACGCTGAGCCAACAGCTGCTTTGGGTCGCGGGTTTCTTTGCGTTGATTGGGGGCGTGATGGTGCTCGGTTTTCTATTTGCTGCAGCGATCTTTTGTCTTGGGTTCTTATTGGTCGTCGCGCGTATGAAGCCAGTGGCTGCTGTTGGGTTAGCGGCAGGCGTAACGCTCTTCTTGATGGGAATGGCGCATATGCTGACGCTTAACTATCCAACGGGCATGCTGGCGGGCCTGTAA
- a CDS encoding Bug family tripartite tricarboxylate transporter substrate binding protein produces the protein MTTLKNTPLKTFKKALLVVACSTLGAISVSAQADNVNVPDTIHWTIPFGVGGGTDVWARFFTTWMSDHIQGNPTLVIDNVPGGGSINGSNLFAIRADSDGSQWIGTSASTQYPAMLQDRRVRYDYDDWTPILATPTGGVVYAQPNLGDTAEDVLRAVTEQRVKFAVQSHTGLELPVLIALDLLGVDVQAVSGMRSRGEGRLAFERGEADIDFQTTSAYFSSVAPLVESGRAVPLFSLGVLDDSGQVVRDPAFPDLPTFNEVYENLHGEAPSGPAAEAYRKFFASGFTLQKLILLPKDAPEALIQEYRDAARRFVDTETFKEAAMAQLGPYTPVVGEVVEQHLQDAMSLDDDTRQWLVEWLLEQHGARI, from the coding sequence ATGACCACCCTGAAAAACACTCCGCTAAAGACATTCAAGAAAGCGCTACTGGTCGTTGCTTGTTCCACGCTTGGCGCTATCAGTGTGAGTGCTCAAGCGGACAATGTGAACGTGCCTGACACCATCCACTGGACCATTCCCTTTGGTGTAGGCGGAGGAACCGACGTATGGGCGCGTTTTTTCACCACCTGGATGAGCGACCATATTCAAGGCAACCCGACACTGGTGATTGATAACGTGCCCGGCGGCGGCTCTATCAATGGTAGCAACTTGTTCGCGATACGGGCCGATTCGGATGGCAGCCAATGGATAGGCACCTCGGCGTCCACCCAGTATCCGGCCATGCTGCAAGATCGCCGTGTGCGCTATGACTACGACGACTGGACGCCGATTCTGGCCACACCCACCGGTGGCGTAGTGTATGCCCAGCCTAACCTCGGTGATACCGCCGAGGATGTGCTCCGGGCCGTAACCGAGCAGCGCGTCAAATTTGCCGTGCAGAGCCATACCGGATTGGAGCTGCCCGTCTTGATTGCGCTGGACTTGTTAGGGGTCGACGTGCAGGCCGTGTCGGGCATGCGCAGCCGTGGCGAAGGGCGGCTAGCGTTCGAGCGCGGTGAAGCCGATATCGATTTTCAAACCACCTCGGCGTATTTCAGTAGCGTAGCGCCGCTGGTCGAGAGCGGAAGAGCGGTTCCGCTGTTTTCCCTTGGGGTGCTCGACGACAGTGGCCAGGTCGTTCGTGATCCTGCCTTCCCTGATTTGCCGACCTTCAACGAGGTGTATGAAAACCTGCATGGGGAAGCCCCAAGCGGCCCTGCCGCCGAGGCGTATCGCAAGTTCTTCGCTTCAGGATTCACGCTGCAAAAGCTGATTCTACTGCCCAAGGACGCCCCTGAGGCGCTCATCCAAGAGTATCGCGATGCAGCGCGCCGCTTCGTGGACACCGAAACGTTCAAAGAAGCCGCTATGGCTCAGCTAGGCCCCTATACGCCGGTGGTCGGCGAGGTCGTCGAGCAGCACTTGCAAGATGCCATGTCGCTGGATGACGACACGCGCCAGTGGCTCGTCGAGTGGCTGCTCGAACAGCACGGCGCCCGCATTTAA
- a CDS encoding 4-oxalomesaconate tautomerase: MNSIPCVIMRGGTSRGPFIRMKDLPSDQAQQADILLSLMGSGHALQIDGIGGGDPLTSKVAIVERSSHPDADVDYLFAQVDVVNKRVDFNPNCGNMLSAVGPYAIETGLVEPQDGTTVVRVHNLNTQRLIECHVPTPGKQVQYEGSVTISGVPGSAAGIQLSFLDIMGSKTGQLLPTGNACDEIDGVEVSCIDAATPIMLLRAESVGLTGYESPGELDNNAALLSRLEHLRREAGRRMGMGDVSQSVLPKVVLISAAQAASHTLNVRYFVPHRCHKAIAVTGAMAVVAAINVPGSVAHHMAFGTEKLSAGQLLSHIILEHPSGAIELTAEYRQQNAFDLARVSLIRTARKIMSGQIFYATPPKGVGHYATETID; the protein is encoded by the coding sequence ATGAACAGCATTCCTTGTGTCATTATGCGGGGCGGCACCTCACGAGGTCCCTTTATTCGCATGAAAGACCTGCCCAGTGATCAGGCCCAGCAGGCCGATATTCTGCTTAGCTTGATGGGCTCCGGCCATGCGCTACAGATCGATGGGATTGGGGGCGGTGACCCGCTCACCAGCAAAGTCGCCATTGTGGAGCGCTCATCGCACCCGGATGCCGACGTCGACTATCTATTTGCTCAAGTAGACGTAGTCAACAAGCGTGTCGACTTCAACCCGAACTGCGGCAACATGCTCTCTGCGGTGGGGCCTTATGCTATCGAAACCGGGCTGGTGGAACCCCAGGACGGTACCACCGTGGTGAGGGTGCATAACCTGAACACTCAGCGGCTGATCGAGTGCCATGTGCCCACTCCGGGCAAGCAGGTGCAGTACGAAGGCAGCGTAACTATCAGCGGCGTTCCTGGCAGTGCGGCGGGTATCCAGCTCAGCTTTTTAGACATCATGGGCAGTAAAACGGGCCAGCTTTTGCCCACTGGTAACGCCTGCGATGAGATCGATGGGGTGGAGGTGAGCTGTATTGATGCGGCGACCCCCATTATGTTGCTGCGCGCTGAGTCGGTGGGATTGACCGGCTACGAGTCACCTGGGGAGCTGGACAATAATGCTGCTTTATTAAGTCGCTTAGAGCACTTGCGCCGTGAAGCAGGGCGTCGGATGGGCATGGGGGATGTAAGCCAGAGCGTACTGCCCAAGGTGGTGCTGATTTCAGCGGCACAAGCAGCCTCGCATACGCTGAACGTGCGCTACTTCGTACCGCACCGTTGTCATAAGGCGATTGCCGTGACAGGGGCGATGGCGGTGGTGGCCGCGATTAACGTGCCCGGCTCGGTGGCCCATCATATGGCTTTTGGCACTGAGAAGCTTTCCGCTGGGCAACTGCTCTCACACATAATATTGGAGCATCCTTCTGGTGCTATTGAGTTAACGGCAGAGTATCGCCAGCAGAATGCGTTTGACCTAGCGCGGGTGTCACTCATTCGAACGGCTCGCAAAATTATGAGCGGGCAAATTTTTTACGCGACCCCTCCCAAGGGAGTGGGGCATTACGCCACCGAAACCATTGATTGA
- a CDS encoding AAA family ATPase yields MAFDSTSSYIATHALKQAVNAAVMLERPLLIKGEPGTGKTLLAEELADALGTRLITWHIKSSTKAAQGLYEYDAVSRLRDSQLGVEGVENVANYIKPGKLWEAFSADERVVLLIDEIDKADIEFPNDLLQELDRMEFHVYETGETIRAEKRPIIVITSNNEKELPDAFLRRCFFHYIEFPDRETMQAIVDVHFPDIAPKLVSEALEVFFDLRSAPGLKKKPSTSELVDWLKLLMADELAQEALYHRDPAKALPPMAGALVKNEQDTHLLERLAFMMRRQKSSGR; encoded by the coding sequence ATGGCGTTTGACTCCACCTCTTCGTATATCGCAACCCATGCGCTCAAGCAGGCGGTGAATGCTGCCGTGATGCTCGAGCGCCCGCTGCTCATAAAAGGCGAACCCGGCACCGGCAAGACGCTTCTGGCCGAAGAGCTGGCAGACGCCCTCGGCACTCGGCTGATCACTTGGCACATCAAATCCAGCACCAAAGCCGCTCAGGGGCTTTACGAGTACGATGCAGTGAGCCGCCTGCGCGATTCCCAATTGGGCGTAGAGGGCGTCGAGAACGTCGCTAACTACATCAAGCCCGGCAAACTGTGGGAAGCTTTTAGCGCCGATGAGCGGGTAGTCCTGCTGATCGATGAGATCGACAAAGCAGACATCGAATTTCCCAACGACCTGCTCCAAGAGCTGGATCGCATGGAGTTTCACGTTTACGAAACCGGCGAAACCATCCGCGCCGAAAAGCGCCCTATTATCGTCATCACCTCTAACAACGAAAAAGAGCTGCCGGATGCCTTTTTGCGCCGCTGCTTTTTTCACTACATCGAGTTCCCCGATCGCGAAACCATGCAGGCCATCGTCGATGTTCACTTTCCTGACATTGCCCCGAAACTGGTCAGCGAGGCGCTGGAAGTCTTCTTTGACCTGCGCAGCGCACCTGGCCTCAAGAAGAAGCCCTCCACCTCGGAGCTGGTCGATTGGCTCAAACTGCTGATGGCCGACGAGCTAGCCCAGGAAGCGCTCTACCATCGTGACCCCGCCAAGGCACTGCCGCCCATGGCTGGTGCGCTGGTCAAAAACGAGCAGGATACCCACCTGTTGGAACGCTTGGCGTTCATGATGCGTCGCCAAAAGAGCAGCGGGCGCTAA
- a CDS encoding sigma-54-dependent Fis family transcriptional regulator translates to MPTPSRPPTRLASVQRQHIEHIFQLCEGVDAPQLPAQATIRRSWLRCLNEYRLDPTKPRPARVVPQQTLIEHRESVDELLHVARAGVEQLYGQIAQLGYVLLLTDHRGITVEFRGNPNQDQQLRKAGLYLGADWDERFAGTCAVGTCLHDRQAIICHRQEHFDATHISLTCTAAPIADPHGNVMAVLDISALQSPAQHESQNFSLSLVTLYARMIEDAYFLQRYRDCLMVRLDTSREFVHVNGRGLIAIEENGQVIAANAVGRELMEEHQRRWPPWSALHAPMLSELFECEIADVLSINSATNDQLRAFRARASNAIYFISLLEPRRPRIVSRDQPASSLPTPLERLGADDPAIRKLQKLAERLRNEASVNVLISGETGTGKEVVARALHDSGNRAKGPFIAVNCAAIPEALIESELFGYEPGAFTGGRAKGMRGLIPQAHGGTLFLDEIGDMPLALQTRLLRVLAEREVMPLGASKPEKIDIRVITATHRHIDTMIARGEFREDLYYRLNGAQLRLPPLRERADKLYVIRQVFSDVVKERGASSAPRLRADAISALLAYAWPGNIRQLKNALAFALATAESNEITVHDLPEQCLSQRITHSPAITAPENEAADSQLLIQLQQHQWNISAVARELGVSRPTVYRQMQRQGIVPPNKA, encoded by the coding sequence ATGCCGACGCCATCACGACCACCGACACGCTTGGCCTCCGTGCAGCGCCAGCATATCGAGCACATCTTCCAGCTCTGTGAAGGCGTGGACGCACCGCAGCTACCGGCGCAGGCCACCATCCGCCGCTCTTGGCTGCGCTGTCTGAACGAATACCGGCTCGACCCTACGAAACCACGCCCTGCCCGGGTGGTGCCCCAGCAAACCTTGATCGAGCACCGGGAATCCGTCGATGAGCTGCTGCACGTCGCCCGCGCCGGGGTCGAGCAGCTCTATGGACAAATCGCCCAGCTCGGCTACGTGCTGCTCCTCACCGATCATCGCGGCATTACCGTGGAGTTTCGCGGCAATCCCAATCAAGACCAGCAGCTACGCAAAGCGGGCCTCTATTTAGGAGCCGACTGGGACGAGCGCTTCGCGGGTACCTGCGCCGTAGGCACCTGCCTGCACGACCGGCAAGCGATCATTTGCCACCGCCAGGAGCACTTCGACGCCACGCATATTTCGCTGACCTGCACGGCTGCCCCTATCGCCGACCCCCACGGCAACGTCATGGCCGTGCTGGATATCTCCGCGCTGCAGTCGCCTGCCCAGCATGAGAGCCAGAACTTCAGCCTCTCGCTGGTCACGCTCTACGCCCGCATGATCGAAGACGCCTACTTCCTGCAGCGCTACCGCGACTGCTTGATGGTGCGCCTGGATACCTCGCGAGAGTTCGTGCACGTGAATGGGCGGGGGCTGATCGCGATAGAAGAGAACGGCCAAGTGATTGCCGCCAACGCCGTAGGCCGTGAACTGATGGAGGAACACCAACGCCGTTGGCCGCCGTGGTCTGCACTACACGCCCCTATGCTTAGCGAGCTCTTCGAGTGCGAGATTGCCGATGTGCTCAGCATCAACAGCGCGACCAACGACCAGTTGCGGGCATTTCGCGCCCGCGCCAGCAATGCCATCTACTTTATTAGCCTGCTAGAGCCGCGTAGGCCGCGGATCGTATCCCGCGACCAGCCCGCATCGTCCCTGCCGACGCCGCTAGAACGACTGGGCGCCGACGACCCCGCGATACGTAAGCTACAAAAATTGGCTGAACGGCTGCGCAACGAGGCCAGTGTCAACGTGTTGATCAGCGGCGAAACCGGCACCGGCAAAGAGGTGGTTGCCCGCGCACTGCACGATAGCGGCAACCGCGCCAAAGGCCCGTTCATCGCGGTGAACTGTGCGGCGATTCCCGAAGCGCTGATCGAGAGCGAGCTATTCGGCTACGAGCCCGGCGCGTTTACCGGCGGGCGTGCAAAAGGTATGCGCGGGCTGATCCCTCAGGCCCATGGCGGCACGCTGTTTTTAGACGAGATCGGCGATATGCCACTGGCGCTACAAACCCGCCTGCTGCGCGTACTTGCCGAGCGTGAGGTCATGCCACTAGGCGCCAGTAAACCGGAAAAAATCGACATCCGGGTGATTACCGCCACCCACCGCCATATCGATACCATGATCGCGCGGGGGGAGTTTCGGGAAGATCTCTACTACCGCTTGAACGGCGCCCAACTACGCCTACCACCGCTGCGTGAACGCGCCGACAAGCTCTATGTGATTCGCCAAGTTTTCAGCGATGTGGTCAAAGAGCGCGGCGCAAGCTCAGCGCCACGGCTGCGGGCCGATGCTATCAGCGCCCTGCTCGCCTACGCCTGGCCAGGCAATATACGCCAGTTGAAAAACGCCCTAGCGTTTGCCCTGGCCACCGCCGAGAGCAACGAAATCACCGTACACGACCTGCCCGAACAGTGCCTCAGCCAGCGCATTACCCACTCGCCAGCCATCACCGCGCCTGAAAACGAGGCCGCCGATAGCCAACTCCTCATTCAGCTGCAGCAACACCAATGGAACATTAGCGCCGTGGCCCGCGAGCTGGGGGTTTCACGGCCAACGGTATATCGGCAAATGCAGCGCCAGGGCATCGTGCCGCCGAACAAGGCCTGA
- a CDS encoding vWA domain-containing protein, with the protein MFIGLFETLKRAGVPVSLRELLDLHAVVERGVVFADMEAFYQVARTVMVKDERHFDRFDRAFAAWFKGIEDMDAAIEALIPEEWLRREFEKQLTDEEKAKIESLGGLEELIETFKKRLEEQKERHAGGNKWIGTGGTSPFGAYGYNPEGIRIGQDGSRHRRATKVWDERRFRDYDDSLELGTRNIKMALRRLRKFARQGARDEFDVSGTIRETARDAGLLNIQMRPERHNAVKVLLFLDVGGSMDDHIRVCEELFSAARSEFKHLEHYYFHNCLYEGVWRNNLRRGNERIPTMDVLHTYGADYQVVIVGDAAMSPYEVTHPGGSVEHFNDEAGGVWLKRLTEKFPRLAWLNPMPPRAWEYTYSTTLIRELIDDRMYPMTLEGLETAMRELAK; encoded by the coding sequence ATGTTCATAGGCTTGTTCGAAACCCTCAAACGCGCGGGTGTCCCCGTTTCGCTGCGGGAGCTGTTGGACCTTCACGCCGTGGTCGAGCGCGGCGTGGTATTTGCCGATATGGAGGCGTTTTACCAGGTAGCGCGCACGGTCATGGTCAAAGACGAGCGCCACTTCGACCGTTTCGATCGTGCCTTTGCCGCCTGGTTTAAAGGCATCGAAGACATGGACGCCGCTATCGAAGCGCTGATCCCCGAGGAGTGGCTGCGCCGCGAATTCGAGAAACAGCTCACCGACGAGGAGAAGGCCAAGATCGAATCGCTAGGCGGGCTCGAAGAGCTCATCGAGACGTTCAAAAAACGTTTGGAGGAGCAGAAAGAGCGCCACGCAGGCGGCAATAAATGGATTGGTACCGGCGGCACCAGCCCATTTGGCGCATACGGCTACAACCCGGAAGGCATTCGCATCGGGCAAGACGGCTCCCGTCACCGCCGCGCCACCAAGGTGTGGGACGAACGGCGCTTTCGGGATTACGACGACTCGCTGGAGTTGGGCACCCGTAACATCAAAATGGCGCTTCGGCGACTGAGAAAGTTCGCCCGCCAAGGCGCGCGGGACGAGTTCGACGTCAGTGGCACCATCCGAGAAACCGCACGTGATGCCGGGCTACTCAATATTCAGATGCGCCCAGAACGCCACAATGCGGTCAAGGTGCTGCTGTTTCTGGACGTCGGCGGCTCCATGGATGACCACATTCGCGTCTGCGAAGAGCTATTCTCGGCGGCACGCTCGGAGTTCAAGCACCTGGAGCACTACTATTTCCATAACTGCCTGTATGAAGGCGTATGGCGCAACAATCTGCGTCGGGGCAACGAGCGCATTCCGACCATGGATGTGCTGCATACCTACGGCGCGGACTATCAAGTCGTCATCGTCGGTGATGCGGCCATGTCGCCTTATGAGGTCACCCATCCTGGCGGTAGCGTCGAACATTTCAATGACGAAGCCGGCGGCGTGTGGCTCAAACGCTTGACCGAGAAATTTCCCCGTTTAGCCTGGCTTAACCCAATGCCTCCCCGCGCTTGGGAATACACCTACTCGACCACGCTCATTCGCGAGCTCATCGACGACCGTATGTATCCGATGACGCTGGAAGGGCTGGAAACTGCCATGCGCGAGCTCGCCAAATAG
- a CDS encoding RidA family protein encodes MTQFINDPTLPKPDFPGSHMVVDDHYMFISGLTVADLSNGEAARGNIKEEARLVLRELARMLEQEGGSLADVVRADVHLADLKQISAFDSIYADFFEPGRYPARTCTESPHICGGSLVEITLMAKRPN; translated from the coding sequence ATGACCCAGTTCATCAACGACCCGACCCTGCCAAAGCCGGATTTTCCTGGCAGCCACATGGTAGTTGACGACCACTACATGTTTATTTCTGGCCTCACGGTGGCCGATCTTTCTAACGGAGAGGCGGCGCGGGGCAATATCAAAGAGGAGGCTCGCCTAGTTCTGCGTGAACTCGCCCGCATGCTCGAACAAGAGGGTGGCAGCCTTGCTGATGTAGTGCGCGCTGACGTGCACTTAGCGGATCTTAAGCAAATTAGCGCGTTTGACAGCATCTATGCGGATTTTTTCGAACCTGGTCGCTATCCAGCGCGGACCTGCACCGAATCCCCGCATATCTGCGGTGGCAGTTTGGTAGAAATCACGTTGATGGCCAAACGCCCCAACTAA